The following are encoded together in the Bacteroidota bacterium genome:
- a CDS encoding heavy metal translocating P-type ATPase, which yields MKKYTCPMHLQVIKDEPGKCPLCRMDLVPMGSSKNQSNIHHTHKEHSNHSHHSENGYNKHEGHHTSDFMKRFWISLILTIPILLLSEMIQLWIGFHISFSGDKYVLLTLGTAIYIYGGMPFLRGMIGEIKAKAIGMMTLVAIAISVAYIYSVAVVFGLQGMDFFWELATLIVIMLLGHWLEMRSQMAASKALQSLVALLPNDVTVERNGEAIRIKLEELKNGEKVIIKPGEKIPADGLVIEGFSSVNESMLTGESIPVKKEVDGKVIAGSINGDGALKIKTTGVGKDSYLNKVINLVQAAQEAKSNTQNLADKVAKWLTFIAIAIGISTFIYWYSSSGDIAFALERMVTVMVTACPHALGVAIPLVVAISTTLSATNGLLIRNRTAFETTRKLSTVIFDKTGTLTEGSHRVENIFPMTDKYSANEIIQYAAAIQQNSEHHIAKGVMQTLKEKNLTLWKSENFNYMQGIGVRGGVNGKEVVAAGPNYFKENNHTIPEIPKEINQHSETVNFVLIDNEIIGIITLADSIREGSQQAIDELRKMIIKSFLLTGDNEYIAKAVADKLGMDGYLANVLPHQKQEKVKEFQAKGEIVAMTGDGVNDAPALAQADVGIAVGSGTDVAAETADIILVNSNPEDVVKLIDFGKRTYKKMVQNLIWAVGYNIIAIPLAAGVLYPNFVLSPAMGAVLMSLSTIIVAFNATLLKLSKNKQH from the coding sequence ATGAAAAAATATACTTGCCCGATGCACCTACAGGTGATAAAGGACGAACCGGGTAAATGTCCGCTTTGCAGAATGGATTTAGTGCCGATGGGTAGCTCTAAAAATCAATCGAACATTCATCACACACACAAAGAACATTCTAATCATAGCCATCATTCAGAAAATGGCTATAACAAACACGAAGGACACCATACAAGTGATTTTATGAAACGCTTTTGGATATCGCTGATATTGACTATTCCAATCCTTTTGCTTTCAGAAATGATACAACTTTGGATAGGATTTCATATTTCTTTTTCGGGAGATAAATATGTGTTGCTAACGTTGGGAACAGCCATTTATATCTATGGAGGAATGCCCTTTCTTAGAGGAATGATTGGCGAAATCAAAGCCAAAGCCATAGGAATGATGACACTTGTTGCCATAGCCATATCTGTTGCTTACATCTATTCCGTTGCTGTTGTTTTTGGCTTGCAGGGTATGGACTTTTTCTGGGAATTGGCAACGCTTATTGTCATTATGCTTTTGGGACATTGGTTAGAGATGCGTTCTCAAATGGCAGCATCAAAGGCATTACAATCTTTAGTAGCCTTATTACCAAACGATGTTACCGTAGAGCGTAACGGTGAAGCAATAAGAATAAAACTCGAAGAACTGAAAAATGGCGAAAAGGTTATCATTAAACCTGGCGAAAAAATTCCTGCGGACGGATTAGTAATTGAAGGATTTTCTTCTGTAAACGAAAGTATGCTTACGGGAGAAAGTATTCCCGTAAAAAAAGAAGTGGATGGAAAAGTAATTGCGGGTTCTATCAATGGTGACGGTGCGTTGAAGATAAAAACAACTGGCGTTGGAAAAGACAGTTATCTCAATAAGGTAATCAATCTAGTTCAAGCTGCACAGGAAGCAAAATCCAATACGCAAAATCTTGCCGACAAAGTAGCCAAATGGCTTACTTTCATCGCCATTGCCATTGGAATTAGCACCTTCATTTATTGGTATAGCAGTAGTGGCGATATTGCTTTTGCTTTAGAAAGAATGGTTACGGTGATGGTAACGGCTTGTCCTCACGCATTAGGGGTAGCTATACCGTTAGTAGTTGCTATCTCCACAACGCTTTCGGCAACCAACGGTTTACTTATTCGCAACCGAACTGCATTTGAAACCACACGAAAATTATCTACTGTTATTTTTGACAAAACAGGAACACTTACCGAAGGTTCTCACAGGGTGGAAAATATCTTTCCAATGACAGATAAATATTCTGCGAATGAAATTATTCAATATGCAGCAGCTATTCAGCAAAATTCAGAACATCATATTGCAAAAGGTGTGATGCAGACGTTAAAAGAGAAGAATCTTACTTTATGGAAGTCTGAAAACTTTAACTATATGCAAGGTATTGGTGTGAGAGGGGGTGTAAATGGAAAGGAAGTTGTAGCAGCAGGACCAAATTATTTCAAAGAGAATAATCATACAATTCCTGAAATTCCAAAAGAAATCAATCAACATTCTGAAACCGTAAATTTTGTTTTAATAGATAATGAGATAATTGGGATCATTACTTTGGCTGACAGTATTCGTGAAGGCTCTCAACAGGCAATTGACGAATTGCGAAAAATGATTATCAAATCATTTTTGCTCACAGGCGATAATGAGTATATAGCCAAAGCTGTTGCTGATAAATTAGGTATGGATGGTTATTTAGCAAATGTACTTCCCCATCAAAAACAGGAAAAAGTAAAAGAGTTTCAGGCGAAAGGCGAAATCGTAGCAATGACAGGTGATGGTGTAAACGATGCACCAGCTCTGGCACAAGCAGATGTGGGGATTGCCGTAGGTTCAGGTACAGATGTGGCTGCCGAAACAGCCGATATAATTTTGGTAAATAGTAATCCCGAAGATGTAGTAAAATTGATTGATTTCGGCAAACGGACTTATAAAAAAATGGTTCAAAATCTTATCTGGGCAGTAGGCTACAACATTATTGCTATTCCGCTTGCAGCAGGTGTTCTCTACCCGAATTTTGTTTTAAGTCCCGCTATGGGTGCAGTATTGATGAGCCTAAGCACTATTATAGTGGCATTTAATGCCACACTTTTAAAATTAAGTAAAAATAAACAACATTAA
- a CDS encoding DUF3347 domain-containing protein has product MKNIKIQIIALVLIAATVVSCNNSSNKEDSAVDTTSVTSEKTEVRKDGIAPILSGYLALNNALASDDSKAAAEAGKRILDGLENVDMNSIAANKMKQFMELAADVKENAEHIRDNAGKIDHQREHLEFLSKDILDLITLFGAPQKLYQIHCPMASNEKGADWISDSKEVKNPYFGNAMLGCGEVVKEFDQL; this is encoded by the coding sequence ATGAAAAATATTAAAATTCAAATTATAGCATTGGTTCTTATAGCAGCCACAGTCGTTTCTTGCAATAATTCTTCAAATAAGGAGGATTCAGCCGTTGATACAACAAGCGTAACATCTGAAAAAACAGAAGTCAGAAAAGATGGAATTGCACCAATTTTATCAGGCTATCTGGCATTGAATAATGCACTTGCATCCGATGACAGCAAAGCTGCTGCCGAAGCCGGAAAAAGAATTCTTGACGGTTTGGAAAATGTGGACATGAATAGCATTGCTGCCAACAAAATGAAGCAGTTTATGGAATTAGCTGCTGATGTAAAAGAAAACGCAGAACATATTCGCGACAATGCAGGTAAAATTGACCACCAAAGAGAGCATTTAGAGTTTTTAAGTAAAGACATACTGGACCTGATTACTCTTTTCGGTGCGCCCCAAAAGCTGTATCAAATCCATTGTCCAATGGCAAGTAATGAAAAAGGGGCAGATTGGATAAGCGATAGCAAAGAAGTTAAAAATCCTTATTTCGGAAATGCCATGTTGGGCTGTGGAGAAGTGGTAAAAGAGTTTGACCAGTTATAG